The following coding sequences are from one Thermodesulfobacteriota bacterium window:
- a CDS encoding SDR family NAD(P)-dependent oxidoreductase: protein MKILVTGGAGFIGSWVADGFVESGHEVVIIDDLSTGVEENLNKSAHFIKCDIRDKEHVDKIISEFKPDIIDHHAAQIDVRKSVQNPMNDAEINIIGTLNLIEAALKNDVKKFIFASTGGAIYGEPEIIPADEKTYPYPISPYGTSKYAIEKYLGYYNYVHGFKYVALRYANVYGPRQNPHGEAGVIAIFSSRILAGKACTIFGDGSQTRDYVYVEDVARANLLSLDAPVGSYNIGTGVESSVNDLISELKKSSGSNFIVEHGEERPGEVQSISLKADLAENTLGWKPETDLTKGIKKTWDWFAAHK from the coding sequence ATGAAAATATTAGTGACAGGCGGAGCAGGATTCATAGGGTCGTGGGTAGCAGACGGTTTTGTAGAGTCTGGGCACGAAGTTGTGATAATTGATGATCTATCGACCGGAGTTGAAGAAAACTTAAATAAAAGCGCGCACTTCATAAAATGTGATATTAGAGATAAAGAGCATGTAGATAAGATAATTTCTGAATTTAAGCCTGATATTATTGATCATCATGCAGCGCAGATAGATGTTAGAAAGTCTGTCCAAAACCCCATGAATGATGCCGAAATTAATATAATTGGTACTCTAAATTTGATTGAAGCTGCACTTAAAAATGATGTGAAGAAATTTATTTTTGCCTCAACTGGAGGAGCAATTTACGGAGAGCCCGAGATAATTCCAGCGGACGAGAAAACTTATCCGTACCCCATTTCCCCCTACGGCACCTCTAAGTATGCAATAGAGAAATATCTAGGCTACTACAACTATGTTCATGGGTTTAAATATGTAGCGCTTAGATATGCTAATGTTTACGGCCCGCGTCAAAACCCTCACGGCGAGGCTGGTGTTATAGCAATTTTCTCAAGCCGCATACTCGCTGGTAAAGCTTGCACCATATTCGGTGACGGCAGTCAAACTCGTGACTATGTATATGTAGAGGATGTCGCCAGGGCAAACCTTCTAAGCCTAGATGCACCGGTAGGCAGCTACAATATTGGAACAGGGGTTGAGTCATCAGTTAATGATTTGATTTCAGAGCTTAAAAAGTCATCGGGCAGTAATTTTATCGTAGAACACGGAGAGGAAAGACCAGGGGAAGTGCAAAGTATAAGTTTAAAGGCAGATCTAGCAGAAAATACACTTGGCTGGAAACCAGAGACTGATTTAACCAAAGGCATAAAGAAAACTTGGGATTGGTTTGCAGCTCATAAATAA